In the Nymphalis io chromosome 2, ilAglIoxx1.1, whole genome shotgun sequence genome, one interval contains:
- the LOC126773498 gene encoding uncharacterized protein LOC126773498 — MARRIFKILLVFCFTIICHNGEAAENDNTPTIPEYLLPCKRSDAEIDSCIKRSFNHLRPYLARGLPDLEVPPVEPLFIDRLMMENNAGPVRVRATFSNITVVGPSNYTVTKIRSDLTKLRIDMGLVLPRIEVTGHYEVSGQVLLFPVRSQGDFWASFNDVVAIVKIFGKEIEREAVKYMTADRMQVDFKLKSSRFKVRDTVNHGSVIGEAMNQFLNNNAAEIIDEMRPAASAAIAKHFRVFLNAAFERIPIDAWLKP, encoded by the exons atggctCGACGTATTTTCAAAATTCTCCTAGTCTTTTGTTTTACTATAATCTGTCACAACGGAGAAGCTGCTGAGAATGATAATACACCAACAATAC cgGAATACTTGCTGCCATGCAAGCGGAGCGACGCCGAAATCGACTCTTGTATCAAGAGGTCTTTCAACCATCTCAGGCCATACCTTGCGAGAGGTCTACCGGACCTGGAAGTGCCCCCAGTAGAGCCACTCTTCATTGACCGCCTGATGATGGAAAACAACGCCGGCCCAGTGCGAGTGAGGGCGACCTTCAGCAATATCACCGTGGTAGGACCCAGTAACTACACCGTCACGAAAATCAG GTCGGATTTGACGAAGCTTCGAATTGACATGGGTCTGGTGTTACCACGTATAGAAGTCACTGGTCATTACGAGGTATCGGGGCAGGTGCTTCTGTTTCCTGTGCGATCTCAGGGCGACTTCTGGGCTTCATTCA ACGACGTGGTTGCTATCGTCAAGATTTTTGGCAAGGAAATCGAGCGGGAGGCGGTTAAGTATATGACAGCTGATCGCATGCAAGTCGACTTTAAGCTTAAAAGTTCTCGTTTCAAGGTCAGAGATACAGTCAATCACGGAAGTGTTATTG GAGAGGCGATGAATCAATTCCTCAATAACAACGCAGCTGAGATAATCGATGAAATGAGACCGGCGGCGTCTGCAGCCATTGCCAAGCACTTCCGCGTATTTCTCAACGCCGCCTTCGAAAGAATACCCATCGATGCGTGGCTCAAGCCTTAA
- the LOC126773551 gene encoding uncharacterized protein LOC126773551, whose protein sequence is MEEMAKKPVCHYSDPNVADCIKRVAEQAKLLLAHGIPSFGIQPLEPLKVPSIRLRQHNMPQARFKYDAWLTDLTLNGLTNYTFNKLDVFPEDLKVTGNISLPRLVMSGEYVVIGQFQMLPVESTGIISANFTDCTAALDAVGAKVHKRMVIRDADVKLRCTGPLLANLKEAHSTTGEMEMITDHIIHMHATELAKEVQPAVETALSMVLEDIANKFLKHIPTNMVFPN, encoded by the exons ATGGAGGAAATGG CAAAAAAGCCGGTGTGCCATTACAGCGACCCCAATGTAGCTGACTGTATTAAGCGTGTAGCAGAACAAGCGAAGTTGCTTCTGGCACACGGTATACCATCCTTTGGCATTCAACCACTCGAGCCTTTGAAAGTGCCAAGCATAAGGTTGAGGCAGCACAACATGCCGCAGGCACGCTTCAAGTATGATGCCTGGCTCACCGACCTCACCCTGAACGGCTTGACCAACTACACTTTCAACAAGCTTGA CGTCTTCCCTGAGGACTTAAAGGTTACAGGGAACATAAGCTTACCACGGCTCGTGATGTCAGGCGAATATGTAGTCATCGGACAATTTCAAATGCTGCCAGTGGAATCGACTGGGATAATATCTGCTAATTTCA CGGACTGTACTGCTGCTCTCGATGCTGTTGGGGCAAAAGTTCATAAAAGAATGGTGATTCGTGACGCTGATGTCAAACTTCGCTGCACTGGGCCGCTGTTGGCAAATTTAAAGGAAGCTCATTCGACTACTGGTGAAATGG aaATGATAACAGACCACATAATTCACATGCACGCCACGGAACTAGCGAAGGAAGTGCAGCCGGCCGTGGAGACAGCGCTCTCGATGGTTTTGGAAGACATAGCTAACAAATTCCTTAAGCATATCCCGACCAATATGGTTTTCCCTAACTGA
- the LOC126774992 gene encoding protein takeout-like, translating to MKQILLMFSILHIVYCSEKSFINFGSFICPREENALGRCLRDALNSYIPQLATGVPEYGVPSCEPLFVPSLAVQQTAGPISVTSSYTDVSVRGPSTMRVKSVKVHSAKHEVIATLHIPELRMKGNYNLKGQLLMLPIEGDGKFSAKYDDIDATVIIVLGRKPRHNAADALACKKLDVMFNVKKASMELDNLFGGDGDLGNAMNKFLNENWEKLSKELQGPMEDALKDFFKPLADHVLSTLDADDILLH from the exons atgaagCAAATATTATTGATGTTTAGTATTCTTCACATAGTTTACTGTTCAGAAAAAAGTTTCATAAATT TTGGTAGTTTCATCTGCCCTCGTGAGGAGAACGCCCTAGGTCGTTGCCTAAGAGACGCTCTCAACTCCTACATACCGCAATTAGCAACAG GAGTACCAGAATACGGTGTACCATCATGCGAACCGCTCTTCGTTCCATCTTTAGCGGTACAACAGACAGCGGGACCAATATCTGTGACCTCCTCGTACACAGATGTGTCAGTACGAGGCCCTTCGACTATGCGGGTAAAAAGTGTTAA GGTTCATTCTGCAAAACACGAGGTGATTGCCACGCTTCATATACCTGAACTTAGGATGAAGGGTAACTACAATTTGAAGGGGCAGCTTTTAATGTTGCCAATAGAAGGAGATGGCAAATTTTCCGCTAAATAtg ATGATATTGACGCAACAGTAATAATAGTATTGGGAAGAAAACCTCGTCACAACGCAGCGGACGCTCTTGCTTGCAAAAAACTTGATGTAATGTTCAACGTTAAGAAGGCTTCGATGGAGCTGGACAATCTGTTTGGTGGAGATGGAGATTTGG ggAATGCTATGAACAaatttttgaatgaaaattgGGAGAAACTGTCTAAAGAACTTCAAGGTCCAATGGAAGATGCATTAAAAGACTTTTTCAAGCCGTTAGCAGATCACGTATTAAGTACATTAGATGCTGatgatattttgttacattag